TTTACTCAAAGGCCTACATTCTGCAATTATTACAGAATCACCTTCATTCACACCAAGGCATTGGGGAAGATGTGCTGGGATTCTACTCCTACGCTTCTCATACATCATATACTTCTTGATATATTGGAGATACTCCCTCTCAACTATTGCCATTTCTTTAGCCTTTATGCTGACAGCCTTTCCTTTCAGAAA
This genomic stretch from Candidatus Methylarchaceae archaeon HK02M2 harbors:
- a CDS encoding 30S ribosomal protein S17 — encoded protein: MKNIGIDVRPPVKSCEDKFCPFHGSLSIRGKFLKGKAVSIKAKEMAIVEREYLQYIKKYMMYEKRRSRIPAHLPQCLGVNEGDSVIIAECRPLSKTISFVVIEKLGE